A segment of the Fibrobacter sp. genome:
AAGAAGGTGGCCGAAGAATTTGCAAAGCAGCTGGGTGCCGATGCCATTGAACTGCAACTTGTAACGCCTTATCCTTCCACTTACGACAGCACCATTACCGCTGTCCGTGCTGAGCGAGAATCTAAGAAGTGGCCCGCCCTCGCTAACGCCAAGCAGGATCTTTCCAATTACGATACGCTCTATGTGGGCGCTCCCATTATGTTTGGTTTCTTTGCCCCGCCTATGTACACCTTCCTGGATTCCAACGACTTGAGCGGAAAGGTGCTTGTACCTTTCTGCACTTACGGAAGCGGCGGTCGCCTGGCCAGCGCTAAGGAATTGAAGCAGTTGGAACCCAACGCCAACGTGGTGCTTTCCTACGGTATTTCTAATCGTCGCGCAAACAATCCCGAAGTAGATTTGTCCGGCGAAGTTGAAAAGCATATTACTGCAGTTCGCGCCGGAACCGATGAGAAAAATTTCGTAGGCGCATATGGCGAATCTCGCCAGCCCACGGAAGAAGACTTGGCTGTGTTTGCCGAAGCCACTAAGGATTATGGTTATTTGAACTTGACTCCGTTTACGGTTTCTTCTCAGGTTGTGGCGGGAATGAATTACATCTTCCAATGCCAAATGAAGGCCTTTGGCGAAGAGCTGGCGGCCTCTGTGAAAATCTTTAAGCCGTTACCGGGTCGCGGCCCTGCCCAGCTTATTAGCGTGGATAAGTAAAAAGAAAAACCGCTAAAAAAATGTCCGCCAAAAAGCGGACTTTTTTGTTTTTTGAAATGGGGAAAATTACGAGAAGATGCCGTACATAAACTGATGGCAGATGTCGAAGGCTTCGCGGTCCGTCAGTTTGATAAGTCCACTCAAGTAGGCTTGTACGCTGGAGTTGATGACGCCTAGGAAAGAGTAGGCGTAACGCTGGTGGCGGCCTTTCATGTTTCCGTGATCTTTGCTTGCGGCAAGGAAAACTTCCATCAAGGCGTTAAGTTGTCTTTCGTAGAGGGGTGCCACTTCGTCGTGGATGTCGCCTTCGTTGGGTGTTACCACCATGGTGGAAAACCAAGCGTAGAATTCCGGATTGCGCTTGGCCAAATCGAAGTATACGCGGGCGATGCTTTCCAGTGTTTTGACGATGTCGTGATTGTATGCGGTTGCGGCGTCAAACTCGGTCCAGAAACTTTCCAGATTCGTTGTGAGTACGGCGTTCAAAAGGCCACGCTTATTTCCGAAGTAATG
Coding sequences within it:
- a CDS encoding TetR/AcrR family transcriptional regulator, with amino-acid sequence MSTKEVLLQQALILFRKEGYDATGVQKVADAAGVGKPTLYHYFGNKRGLLNAVLTTNLESFWTEFDAATAYNHDIVKTLESIARVYFDLAKRNPEFYAWFSTMVVTPNEGDIHDEVAPLYERQLNALMEVFLAASKDHGNMKGRHQRYAYSFLGVINSSVQAYLSGLIKLTDREAFDICHQFMYGIFS